TTGTAGATGCTTCTGGTATAATTCAGGTAATATTTTCAACAGATAGGTCTTATTGACAATACTGACCTATCTTTTTTTACCATAATTCGCTCAACTTAATACAGCACAAAGGCTTTCGGGTGCTTGTCCCCCCTTCAGGGTCGATACCCAAACTCACATTCCCCTTGCAAAAATATGGGGTGGTGGGGAAGTCGCATCTGCGGATGAGTTGCGCTTTAGTGTTCCTGTGAGAACGATTAATGCTGCGCCCAATAGCAAATATTTTGGTATCGGCAAGGGTATTACTTGTTACAATTTTACCAGCGACCAGTTCACTGGCTTCCACGGGATTGTAATTCCTGGTACTTTGCGAGATTCGCTTTTTCTCTTGGAAGGTTTGTTAGAGCAATTAACGAGTCTCCATCCAGTCGAGATCATGACCGATACTGCTGGTTATAGTGATGTCGTGTTTGGTTTATTTTGGCTTCTGGGCTATCGGTTTAGTCCAAGACTTGCAGATATTGGTGAGGCCCGTTTTTGGCGAATCGACAATTCTGCTAACTATGATGTCCTTGATGGACTGACTAAAAACAAGATTAATACTGACCTGATTACGAATAATTGGCAAGAATTTCTCTTTTTGTCCACCGAGGTGGTTTGGTTTTCTTCTTTTGAGGCAGTAATGGCTCTATGAATTCCCACTCTTTGTCGCTTCAGCTACTGGAATATGGCATTTATTTTTTATCTTAGCTCGTCGTCAAATATCCCAAATGGATTCTATACAAATTTAGATGTGCTTACCCTGCCATCTTCCATTTCTATGATGCGATCAGCTATGTCTAAAATGCGGTTATCATGTGTGACTAACAAGATAGTAGTTCCCCGATTTTTAGCTAGGCTCTGCATTATTTTTACGATATCGCGTCCTGATTGTTTATCTAATGCAGCCGTTGGTTCGTCTGCTAGCACTAAGGGAGGACAATTTACTAAGGCGCGGGCGATCGCAATTCTTTGTTTTTGACCACCAGAAAGATTGTCTGGATAATAATTAATTCTTTCTTCTAAACCAACAGCTTGCAACATCATTTCTGATTTAGCTACTGCTTCTATTTGAGAAATACAATCGTTTAATTCTAATGCCATTTGTACGTTTTGCTTGGCAGTCAAAAACCCCAACAAATTGTGAGATTGAAAAATATAACCAATGTTACGCCGCATCTGCACCAGTTTATTCTGACTAACACCAGACAATTCTTCACCTAAAAATTTCAAACTTCCTTCTTGTACAGACCGTAAACCACCAATTAAGCTCAGTAACGTTGTTTTTCCTGAACCTGATGGCCCAGTCATAATTACAATTTCACCAGAATAAACTTTTAGGTTGATATCAAATAAAATTTGTTTTCTCAGTGCATTTTTCCCATAGTAATGATTCAGACTTTGAATTATAATTACAGCTTCTTGTCTCATCATAAATTTGACAATATTTAGTATAAATCATATATCAATAGAACATATGGGTTAATGTTCTATTGATACATCTGAATGATTCTTTGGAGTTTAAGTTAACACCAACAGATAATACAGTACCTGATTAGTGTAAAAAGATAGATCAACTATGCGATGAAATCTGTTGCTGTCAAACTACTAGCTTGAATACGATCAACAACTGCTAAAGGTGGTTCACTGCTACCAGCGATCGCAATTAAAACGTTACCACCAGTTTGGATTAAAGACAGTTGTCCGAAGCTAATTTGATCGGGTAACTTAATGTGATCTACTCCTTTCTGGAAGTCAAAGATTTGGTCAAATCTAGCACCTCTACCTAAGATAAAAGTATCGTGTCCAGATCCTCCACTAAGCAGGTTGAAACCTAAACCACCATCGAGTAAATCATTACCTTCATCGCCGTTGAGAACATCGTTATCTGCACCTGCAAATAGTTGGTCATTGCCAAGACCACCATTGAGTAGGTCATCACCGGCATCTCCAACAATAGTATCGTTATCCCAACCACCATTCAGGAAATCACCCCCAACACCACCATTTACATAATCGTTACCGAGATCACCATTAATAAAGTCACCGCCTTCGTCGCCAAATAAGCGATCGCTACCTGTTCCACCGTTGATCACATCATTGCTCAGTCCGCCTTGGATAATATCGTTACCAAAACCTCCGTTGAGAAAATCGCTACCATCTGTACCAACGGTTTGCGGGTTTGCAACGCCAACGCTAGGAATGTCTTGTGAAAGTGGTGATTCGTGTTGAGAGTACAGTTCGGCATTGCTAACTTGCACAAAATTAGCTGATGTGAACTGATTGGGACTAACAAAAGCTACAAGCGCCAATAACTCACCTGTTGCAGCTACAGAAATCAAGGAGCTAGGACCAACCGCCTCTATCTTGATCTGATTGAATGATAAACCACCAGCCAAGGCAATGAAGTCATCGGTGGGGTTAAAGTCAACAAAAGAGTCTACCCCCTCACCTGCTTTAGCTACAAAGCGATCGCGCCCTTCTGCACCAAAAAGCACATCGTTACCAGCACCACCATAGAGCAGATCGTCGTCAGCAGCACCAAATAGACCATCATTACCCGATCCACCCAACAGGATATCGTCACCGCCACCTCCACCTACAAGGTCATTACCACTACCCCCAGATACGAAATCGTCTTCATCGTTAGGTAAACGTAAAAAGAAATCATTACCGGCTCCGCCAAAGAGAACATCTTGACCTAAAGAACCAACAATAAAATCATTACCCAGTCCACCGACTATTAGATCATTGCCATTACTACCATTAAGTAGGTCATTACTCGCCGTACCTACAAGTACTGAACTTGGGATGTGCAATCCTGTGACTTGATAATAAATATTTAGCAAACTATTTTGACCACCAAGGATGTTGGAATCAAAAAGATGAGGCAATGGTCTTGACATATTTTTGGTTATGTATTTCTGAGAGTTTTATAAACTATGAAAAAGCAGCAATAGTCCTTACAGCTAAAACTCAACAAGTTATGAAAAACTCAGTTGGTAAGCTTTAGCTGGACTGTATATGGAAAATATCTGGTCAAATTTCGCAACTGATATAGTTACACGAATCTCAGAAAAGTTTTTGCATGAAGTGCAACGTTTTTAAGATTCTTCTCAGAATCATATAAATAAATATATTTATAAAAAATTAAAATTTGTTTATCAACAGGTTAATCTTAATTGAATAATTGTTGATTTATTTGCATAGATGAAATCTTGATAAAAAGATTAAATTTTGTTTATGTAATCATTAATTTTGAATGCTATTAAAATATAGAGCTTAAAATAAAAACATGATTAATTTTTCTTATATAGAGGTAAAAATATAAAATTCCTCTATCGTTATGTGTGTATAATTTTTACGAATGGTGTAACTTGCTTGGATAAAGTGGATAAGTTCCACAGCTAACCATAAAAATTGCATTAAGAATCAACTTGATGTAGTCAGCAACAGCAATTCATTCTCAGTCTAAAAATACCTGCAAGATGTAGGTAAAAGAAGTTAGTTTATCTTCAAAAGGAATTCATGAAAACCGCTTGGGAAAAGTCATTCAAAACTAAAATGTGCTTTAAGCAAAGGTATTGAACTAAATATATTTAGGATAAGCTATAGGGTTAGACTCCTTTAATTAACCGAGCATAAGGTCTGGATTTCAGTAATCTACAAAATTGAAATTTTTGATTAGTCAAATCATATTGCTTGTTGACTTTGTTCACACGTATGTTGCTGTGCATAGTCTGAGTAATAGCATCGAAAACTGCAAGGAACTTAACCATTATGTTCTATTGCAGAAATGCTTTTGGATTTAGGTCTTTGCTAATTTAGTTAGCCATTAAATTAGTTAAAATACCTAGAACTATTGTTGGATTTAGGCAAGGTCAGTTACGCAT
The Nostoc punctiforme PCC 73102 genome window above contains:
- a CDS encoding DevA family ABC transporter ATP-binding protein, which codes for MRQEAVIIIQSLNHYYGKNALRKQILFDINLKVYSGEIVIMTGPSGSGKTTLLSLIGGLRSVQEGSLKFLGEELSGVSQNKLVQMRRNIGYIFQSHNLLGFLTAKQNVQMALELNDCISQIEAVAKSEMMLQAVGLEERINYYPDNLSGGQKQRIAIARALVNCPPLVLADEPTAALDKQSGRDIVKIMQSLAKNRGTTILLVTHDNRILDIADRIIEMEDGRVSTSKFV
- a CDS encoding calcium-binding protein codes for the protein MSRPLPHLFDSNILGGQNSLLNIYYQVTGLHIPSSVLVGTASNDLLNGSNGNDLIVGGLGNDFIVGSLGQDVLFGGAGNDFFLRLPNDEDDFVSGGSGNDLVGGGGGDDILLGGSGNDGLFGAADDDLLYGGAGNDVLFGAEGRDRFVAKAGEGVDSFVDFNPTDDFIALAGGLSFNQIKIEAVGPSSLISVAATGELLALVAFVSPNQFTSANFVQVSNAELYSQHESPLSQDIPSVGVANPQTVGTDGSDFLNGGFGNDIIQGGLSNDVINGGTGSDRLFGDEGGDFINGDLGNDYVNGGVGGDFLNGGWDNDTIVGDAGDDLLNGGLGNDQLFAGADNDVLNGDEGNDLLDGGLGFNLLSGGSGHDTFILGRGARFDQIFDFQKGVDHIKLPDQISFGQLSLIQTGGNVLIAIAGSSEPPLAVVDRIQASSLTATDFIA